A DNA window from Hypomesus transpacificus isolate Combined female chromosome 24, fHypTra1, whole genome shotgun sequence contains the following coding sequences:
- the stx2b gene encoding LOW QUALITY PROTEIN: syntaxin-2 (The sequence of the model RefSeq protein was modified relative to this genomic sequence to represent the inferred CDS: deleted 5 bases in 5 codons) produces the protein MKDRLDELSVNRKPSRTRNVTVTVDQDGFMELFFRRVEEVRGLIDDISIQVEEVRKQHSMILSAPNPDDRTKEELDQLTNEIKKNANFVQAKLKSMEQSLPKDNNINRSSVDFRIQKTQHTVLSRKFVEVMTQYNETQVSFRERTKTRIRRQLEITGKVTSNEELEDMLESGKPWESIFTSDIISDSQITRQALTEIESRHQDIKRLERSIRELHTMFTDMGMLVETQGDMVNNIEKNVRNAKEYIHKAKEETKKAIRYQKKSHRKYALMALALLGLLAVIALIVGLSVGTNQNTCVGLTLPLFHRNISTLPYV, from the exons ATGAAGGATCGACTGGATGAATTATCAGTG AACAGAAAGCCAAGTCGGACGAGGAACGTTACGGTCACAGTCGACCAAGATGGATTTATGGAATTATTTTTTAGGAGG gtggaggaggttaGAGGACTCATTGATGATATCTCCATTCAAGTGGAAGAGGTGAGAAAACAG CACAGCATGATCCTGTCTGCACCCAAC CCCGATGACA GGACAAAAGAGGAACTTGACCAGCTGACCAATGAGATAAAAAAGAATGCCAACTTTGTGCAAGCAAAATTAAAAT CCATGGAGCAGAGCCTTCCCAaggacaacaacatcaacagaaGCTCAGTGGATTTCCGCATCCAGAAGACCCAG cacacTGTTTTGTCCCGGAAGTTTGTCGAGGTCATGACCCAGTACAACGAGACACAAGTGTCCTTTCGGGAAAGGACCAAAACAAGAATCCGGAGACAGCTGGAGATAA CTGGAAAAGTGACAAGCaatgaggagctggaggacatgCTGGAGAGTGGCAAGCCA TGGGAATCAATATTCACATCAGAT ATCATCTCAGACTCTCAGATCACCCGTCAGGCCTTGACCGAGATTGAGTCACGACATCAG GACATCAAGCGTCTGGAGCGCAGCATCAGGGAGCTCCACACCATGTTTACAGACATGGGCATGTTGGTGGAGACGCA GGGGGATATGGTCAACAACATTGAGAAGAATGTACGCAATGCGAAA GAATACATCCACAAAGCTAAAGAAGAGACAAAAAAAGCAATAAGATATCAGAAGAAATCCCACAGG AAATACGCGCTGATGGCCTTGGCTCTGTTGGGCCTGCTTGCTGTCATTGCACTAATTGTTGGCCTGTCTGTTGGGACTAACCAAAACACCTGTGTAGGTCTCACGTTGCCtctcttccacag AAACATCTCTACCTTACCATATGTGTAG